A window of Helicobacter pylori genomic DNA:
GTATTATTGAAATTTTAAAAGGTGTTCTTCCCAAGATAGAGCGCTTTTGATGATGGTGTCTAGGTTGTTATAAAGGGGTTTGAAAGGGGTGTTTTGCAAGATTTTAGCGTTATTGGCAATAAGGCTTGCTGGATCGCCCTGTCGTTTGTCTAAAATTTCCACTAAAAAATCGTTGTTTGAGATCTCTTTAACCTTGTTAATCACTTCTTTCACGCTATGGCCTTGATTGTAGCCGACATTATAAATTTCGCTCTTATTTTGTTCTAAAAGGGTTTGATAGCTCGCTAAATGCGCGTTAGCCAAATCATCTACATGGATATAATCCCTAATGCATGTGCCATCCCTTGTGGGGTAATCGGTGCCAAAAATCCCCATTTTTTTCCTTTTCCCCACCGCGCATTCGCATGCAATTTTGATCAAATGCGTGGCGTTTAGGGTGCGCTGACCCAAAGTGTAGGGCGTGGTATAATCATTGTGCATGCATGCCCCAGCCACATTGAAATAGCGCAAAATAACGCAGTTAAAATCCGCCACTTTAGAAGCGTCTAATAAAATCCTTTCACTCATCATTTTAGACGCTCCATAAGGATTAATAGGGTTTAGGGGGCTTTCTTCATTCAGGCTTGAATCAGACTCGCCATAAACCACGGCTGTGGAAGAAAAAATAAAACGCTTGATGTGGTGTTTCAAGCAAAGTTTGACAAGCTCTAAAGTGTTGAGCGTGTTGTTGGTGTAGTATTCTAACGGCAAGCGCGTTGATTCTTCTACAGAGATTTTAGCCCCAAAGTGCAAGATAGCATTAATAGGGTCTTTTAGTTGTTGCTTATCCAAAAATGCGTCTAATTTTTGCGTTTCATTCAAATTCGCTTGAATAAACATGACCCTATTAGGGTAGTAATGCTCTAGTGTTTTGACATGCGCTAAAAAACCGGTGCTTAAATCATCTACAATAACGATGTTTTCTGTGGTATTTTCTAAAAACGCCCTTGCGGTATGCGAGCCTATGTATCCGCATGCCCCTGTGAATAATAACGCCATAAAACCCCTTTAAAATGAAAAAATAACTAGTATTATAACATTTTAATCTCATTTATTTTTTAAGGATTTTTTAAGGAAGTTTAATCTATAATTTTGTCTTTAGTTTTGATTATTAAGGGCTTATAGCTCAGGTGGTTAGAGCGCACCCCTGATAAGGGTGAGGTCGGAGGTTCAACTCCTCCTAAGCCCACCATTCTTTCACAATCTGTGGGGAATTAGCTCAGCTGGGAGAGCGCCTGCTTTGCACGCAGGAGGTCAGCGGTTCGATCCCGCTATTCTCCACCATGTTTTCTCCTTGAATTTTTTGGTGTGACTCTTTTTATCAATCATGTTTAATCATGTTTGATTGAAAAATTCTTAAGCGATCCGATCCCCTTGTTCCACACTATAATCTTTTAAATTAATTCAAAGATTAAATTGAGTTTTTTGCTTTCTTGCTCTTTAGCTTTTAAAAATTCTTGTTCGCTCGCTAACCTTTCGCTTTCTAACTTAAGAAGCTTTTCAGCGTTCGCTTGCTCTAGGGGGGATAAAAGCTCTTGCGTTTTAAGCGCGTTTGTGGTAGGATTAGGTCCTACGGAGTTTAAAGAATGAATGTCCTTTTCTTTTGTGATTGCTTGCGGAGTAGAAAAAATCGTTGGCTTCTCTGTTGTATTCTTTAATTCATAGCCACTTACTACCCAGTGATTACCTAACTTTTCATTTTCCCACTCGTTATGTAACCCTACTCTCTTATTGCCATAATCCACAAACACGCACCCTAAATGATCCGTTCCTCTCTTGTAATAACTTCTCTAACGCTTCCTTAGGCTTTAGGGCAAACTCGGGGTAATCAAGTCTTAGAATGCATCAAAAAACATTAGAAACCCTTACAAAACAAGCTAATATATTCTATTCAATTCACTTCAAGGACAAACCAACATGAAAAAACTCCTTTCTACCCTACTCGCGCTTTTTTCAATCATTTTTTTAGCGGCCTATCTCATTCTTTTTACAGAATGGGGGAATAAAATCATCGCTTCATACATAGAGAAAAAAATCAACCCGAACGAGCGCTACTTGAGCGTTAAAGCTTTCACCTTAAGATTCAACTCTTTAGATTTTAAAGCCCAAGCCAACGATAATTCTACGATCATTCTTAAGGGGAATTTCTCGCTTTTAAAGCAAAGCGTGGATTTGAATTACCATATAGACATTAAGGATTTACGCTCTTTTAAGGACTTGATGCGCTATTCTTTAAGGGGGGCTATCGCTACTTCTGGGAGCATTAAGGGGCATAGAAAAGCCCTTGTGATTCAAGGCGTCTCTCATGTGGCTCAATCTAACACTTCCTACAACGCCCTTTTAAATGATTTCAAACTCTCTCGCTTGAATTTGAACGCACAAGACGCCAATTTAAAAGATTTGCTTTATTTATTCAACCGCCCCGCTTATGCGAACGCAAAAGTGTCCTTGCAAGCGGATTTCAACTCTCTAAAGCCTTTAGAAGGGCATTTAGCGCTAACAACCAATAACGCTTTAATCAATAACGCCCTAATCAATCAAATTTTTGATTTAAACCTTAAAGACACGCTTGTTTTCAACCTCTCGCATTCAAGCGATTTTAAAGGCCAACAAGCCATCAGCGACACCACCATCACTAGCCCTTTAGTTAATTTCAAAGCCCTAAAAAGCGAATATTCTTTTCCCACTTTAAAACTCAACGCCCCCTACACTTTAGAAATCCCTAATCTAGCCAAGCTCCAAAACATTACCAACCACCCCTTAAAAGGGAGTTTGACTTTAAAGGGCGATATAGAGCAAAGCCCTAAACTTTTAAAAGTCAGCGGCCATTCAAATTTACTAGACGGCGCACTGGATTTCACGCTTTTAAATAAAGATTTGAAAGCTCGTTTTTCCAATATTTCCACCTTAAAAGCCTTAGATTTACTCCAATATCCTAAGTTTTTCCAATCCAGTGCAGACGCTAACTTAGATTATGACCTTATCACCAAGCAAGGCGTATTGAAAGCCCACTTAAAAAATGCAAAATTCCTCAAAAATGCATTCAGCGATTTCCTCTATTCCATTTCCAAATTTGATATTACTAAAGAAATCTATAACGATGTCAGCCTGACAAGCCAAATCAATCAGCAACGCCTGCTCTCTGATTTGAACTTAAAAAGCCCTTCAACCCAATTAAAAATCCATAATGGTTTGTTGGATTTAAACACCAAGCGCATGGACATGCTCATGGATGTAGAAATTGCTAAATTTATTTTTAAAATGAAGCTTCAAGGCAACATACACCAGCCTAAATTTTCCCTCATTTTGAATGAAAAAGCTATCCAACAAAACCTGCAACAAGGCTTGAAAGAAATCTTAAAAAACGACACCCTTAAAAAAGGTTTAGACCATTTGCTTAAAGACGATAAGCTCAAAGAAAAGCTTGAAAAAGGGCTTAAGGGGCTTTTTTAAACTTGTTTTTAAGGAATGGCTATGGCGCACATTTTAGTTAGCGGGGCGACTTCAGGGTTTGGACTAGAAATCGCTAAGGCGTTTTTACAAAAAAACCATGTGGTTTTTGGCACAGGGAGGCGGCAAAAGAATTTGCAAGAATTACAGCTTGCTTACCCTAAGCGTTTCATTCCCCTGTGTTTTGATCTTAAAAACAAGCTTGAAACTAAGCAAGCGGTAGAGACTATTTTTTCCATGACGGATCGTATTGACGCTTTAATCAATAACGCCGGTTTGGCTCTAGGCTTAAACAAGGCTTATGAATGCGAGTGGGGCGATTGGGAGATCATGATAGACACGAATATCAGGGGGTTATTATACCTCACTCGTTTGATCTTGCCCTCTATGATAGAGCATAACCGAGGGACTATCATCAACCTTGGCTCTATCGCTGGCACTTACGCCTATCCTGGAGGGAATGTTTATGGAGCGAGCAAGGCGTTTGTGAAACAATTTTCTTTAAATTTGCGAGCGGATTTGGCTGGCACTAACATTAGAGTGAGCAATGTTGAGCCTGGTTTGTGTGGCGAAACAGAATTCAGTATGGTGCGTTTTAAGGGCGATAAAATCAAAGCCCAATCCGTTTATGAAAACACCACTTACCTTAAACCACAAGATATTGCTAACATCGTGCTATGGATTTATGAACAACCCTTGCATGTCAATATCAACCGCATAGAAATCATGCCCACAAGCCAAACTTTCGCCCCCCTATTCACCCATAAAAACTCTTAAAGGGTTTTTAAAAATAAGGGCTTTTTGTTTTTTATTAAACATCGATCCTAAAATCTAAAAAATGCTAAAAAGCGTTTTTAACAAACAATAAAAGAGCTTGAAGAATAAGCGATCATCTCTTTAAGTTTTATTTTAGAATGAAACCTAAAACAATAAAATAACAAGAAAAATTAAAGCCAATCAAACGAAAGCCGTTCAATCAAGCTTTCTTCAAACTAAACTTTGATTTTGAGCTGTTTGAGAATATCGCATGCCCCTTTAGCGCCCAATTTACAACCCTTTTTAAAGTTTTCTATGGCTTGCTTTTCATTCCTTGCTGCGCCTTCGCCATTGTATTGCATCGCCCCTAAATTAAAACACCCTCCGCCATTTTCCAACTCGCATGCCTTAGAATAACGAGCGAGAGCCTCTTTAAAATTCTTCGCCACGCCATCGCCATGATGATACATATTCCCTGCGTTAAAGCACCCTGGGCTGTCTTTTAAATCGCAAGCCTTATTATACGAAGCGAGCGCTTTTTTCAAATCTTTAGGTGCGCCTCTGCCTGCATCATACAGACTTCCTAATATCGTGCAACCATCGCCATCGTTTAAATCGCACGCTTTCGTGAAATACTCCACCGATTTTGTAAAATCCCTAGTAACCACTTTACCATCATGATAAATCCCCCCTAAACTCGCGCACCCTTCAGCGTATTTCAAATCGCACGCTTTAGAGTAGTATTGCAAGGCTTTATTGGTATTTTGGGATACGCCTTGCCCGCTATAATACAAATTGCCTAGCAAATGGCACCCATTGCTGTAATTTAAATCGCAAGCTTTCGTGTAAAATGAAGCGGCTTTTTTCAAGTTTTTTTCCACCCCCTGCCCTTGATAATAAAGCACCCCTAAATTAAAACACCCGCTACTTTCTTTCAAATCGCAAGCTTTTTCAAAATATTTCTTGGCTTGAGAAAAATCTTGCTCCTTATAACTCTTTGCCCCCAAACCCACAAGCTCTTTAGGATCTTGCTCTGCCATCAAGCCCCCTAAACACAACGCGCCCAAACACAAAACTCCAAAAAAGGCTTTTTTGACATTTCCTAACATAAAGTATCTCCTTATTAAAAATTTTATTATAGTATTATTAAGCAAATACAAAATGCCATGATCTCTTTGTTGTCTTATTGTTATCTTAAACCTAAGCTAGCACTCGTTTGCAAATTTCTACGATTTTATCCCATTCTTTATTTTGCACTAAATTTTTAGGGGTAAGCCAGCTCCCTCCCACGCACAAAACATTTTCTAATTTCAAATAAACATGCATGTTATCCACGCTAATGCCCCCGGTGGGGCAAAATTTCACCCCTTTAAAAGGGCCATTAAAAGCGTTTAAAAGTTTAGCGCCTCCGCAATATTCTGCTGGGAAAAATTTTAAAGCGTTATAGCCCAACTCTAAAGCTTGCATGACTTCACTGCTGCTAGAAACCCCGGGTATTAAGGGCATGTCTTTTTTCTTTGCATATTCTAAAAGGCTAGGCGTAAGGCCCGGGCTAATCAAAAACTCAGCCCCCCTGTTTTGAGCTTGCTCTAATTGATTGGAGTTTAAAATCGTACCAGCACCCACGCGCATTTTTGGCACATTTTTAGCGATAAGCTCTATGGCTTCTAAAGCGCAGTTTGAACGAAGAGTTACCTCTATGATTGGAATACCCCCCTCTACTAGGCTTTGCGCTAAAGGCACAGCGTCTTTTAAATCTTCAACCACCACCACAGGGACAATGGGGCTAATTTGTAAAACCTCTAGGACTTTATCTTGTATTTTATTTTGCATTTTTTTCCTTTATCTTTTTATATTTTTATGCCAAAACTCATGGCACCCTCTTCAGCGGTATTGGCATTCAACCTTAAACTCGTGAATAATTCCCTACCCAGCCCAAAACTCGGCTTTTCTAAATCTTTTAAGATTTCTAAAAACAAGGGGTTGATTTCCCTATTTTCAAAATCCTTTTCAAGCACATTTAAAGCGTTATTAGGAGCGTCTAATTCTATCAAATCGCCGTCTTTAATCTTAATGATCGCCCCATTCAACGCCCCCTCAGGGCTTAAATGGATCGCGCTAGGCACTTTCCCGCTCGCCCCGCTCATGCGCCCATCTGTAACGAGTGCAACCTTATAACCCATATCTTGCAAAGCCCCTAAATTCGTGGTGAGTTTGTGCAATTCAGGCATGCCATTAGACTTAGGCCCTTGGAAAGGTAAAACCGCCACAAAATCCCTTTCTAATTCTTTATTTTTAAAGCGCTCTAAAAATTCGCTTTGGGTTTTAAAAACAATCGCTCTAGCCTTAACTTTCCTGTGCTCATCTTTAATGGCTGAGATTTTAATCACCGCTCGCCCCAAATTACCCTTTAAGATTTTAAGCCCCCCATTAGCGGCAAAAGGCTCGCTCACGGGCCGTAGAATATCAGTATTCAGGCTATGATTGACAGCGTCTTTATATACCAATTGGTTGTTTTCTAAAAAGGGGGTTTTGGTGTAATTTTGCATGCCTTTTTGCGTTTCGGTATCCATGATCGTATGAGTGTCTTCAAATAAAAGCCCCTCTTTTAACAATTCCTTGATCACAAACGCTAACCCCCCACACGCTTCAAAAGCGTTCACATCAGCCGATCCGTTAGGATAGACTTTAGCTAAAAGGGGTATGAGGTTAGAAATTGCGTCAAAATCATCCCAATTGAGAATGACCCCACAAGATCTAGCGATAGCGATCAAATGCAAAGTATGATTAGTAGAACCCCCTGTTGCCATCAAGCCTATAAGCGCATTAAGAATGCTTTTTTCATCAATGAGTTTGGCTAAAGGCAAAACTTTCCCGCTCGCTAATCTTTTGGCACTCTCTTCTACTAAAACCTTTCGTAAGGGGTTGTTAGGGTTGATAAAACTAGAATTAGCCACATGCAATCCCATAAATTCCATCATCATTTGATTGGAATTAGCCGTGCCATAAAAAGTGCAAGTCCCCACATCATGATAGCTTTGCATTTCCACTTTTAAAAGCTCTTCTCTGTTGATTTTTCCCATTGCAAAATCTTGGCGCGCTTTGGCTTTTTTAAAGTTTTCTATCCCGCTCACCATAGGCCCGCTTGGCACAAACACGCTCGCTAAATTCCCAAAGCTTAACGCTCCTATGAGTAAGCCCGGCACAATTTTATCGCACACGCCTAAAAAAAACGCCCCATCAAAAACATTATGACTTAACCCTACGGCGGTGCTTAATGCGATCACATCTCTACTAAACAGGCTCAATTCCATGCCCTCATAACCTTGCGTGATACCATCACACATCGCTGGCACCCCGCTAGCGACGCTCGCATAGGCGTTATGCTCTTGCAACTCCTTTTTAATCCAGTCAGGGTAATTTTTAAAAGGCTGGTGGGCTGAAAGCATGTCATTATAAGCGGTGATAATGGCAAAATGCTTTCTTTTATGCGAACCTAAAGGCATTTTTAAATGCTCTGGCATGCTCGCAGTAACATGCGCGATATTCGCGCAACCCAAACTCTCAATCTTGGGCTGGTTTTTAGGGTTAAAGATATTTTCTAAATAAAGCTCTCTGGTTTTTTTGCTACGCTCTGTAATTTTTTCTTTGATTTGTTCTAAAGAATGCTTAGGCATGCACACTCCTTTTTAATTAAGATTGATTATAATAATAGCTCAAAAACACTCTAAAAGGGTTATTGATGTTAGATTTTGATCTGGTTCTTTTTGGCGCGACTGGGGATTTAGCCATGCGAAAGCTCTTCATTTCGCTCTATGAAATTTATATCCATTATGGTTTTAAAGAGGGTTCTAAGATTATCGCATCGGGGCGTAAAGAACTATCTAATGAAGAGTTTTTAACGCTTCTTTGCGAGAAAACACAACTGCACTCAAGAGAAAAGGGTAAGGAATTTTTAGCCCATATCAGTTATTTGTGCGTCCGTTTGGATAACCCTAAAGACTTTGAAGAATTGAGTAAAATCGCTACAAAAAACAAGCCCTTGATTTTCTACTTTTCTATCTCCCCTAGTTTTTTTGCAACGACCGCTCAAAATTTAGCCAAAAACGCGCTCAATCACGCCAACACCCGCTTGATTTTAGAAAAACCTTTAGGGCATGATTTAAAGACTTGTAAAGAGATTTTCCAAAGCATCAGCGCTTTTTTTAAAGAAGAACAAATTTTTAGAATCGATCATTATTTGGGGAAAAAAGGCGTTCAAAATATCCTTGAATTACGCCTAAATAACCCTATTTTAAACACCCTATGGGAGCAAATCAGCACGGTTGAAATCTGCGTGTATGAGACCTTGGGGGTGGAAGAAAGGGGCGAATTTTACGATAAAATCGGGGCTTTAAGGGATATGGTTCAAAACCATCTCTTGCAAGTTTTATCCCTTATCGCTACAGATTTACCCAACGATTTGAAAGATTTGAGGCAAGAAAAAATCAAAGTTTTAAAAACCTTACAACCCCCTAAAGATTTTAAAAAACAGGTTATTCGCGCCCAATATCAAGGTTATAGGAATGAAAATAAGGTTCATAAAGAAAGCCAGACAGAGACTTTTGTCGCTATTAAAGCCTTTTTAGATGCACCTAAATTCAAAGGCGTGCCTTTCTATATTAAGCACGCTAAAAAAATGCCCCACAATCAAGCGAGCGTGAAAATCCATTTTAATTCGGTTAACACGCTAGAATTTTTCCTTTCACAAGACAAAATCACCCTCACCCTAAAAGACAATCAAACCCCCCTTATTTTAGAAAGCCACAACCAACAAGAATTTTTACAACCCTACGCTAAATTGCTCTATGATGCGATAGAAAATAACCACAATAATTTCGCCCACCAGCTGGAATTGGAAGCGTCATGGGTGTTTATTGACACGCTGATAGAGGGTTTTATCAATAACGCTACGCCCTTACATTTCTATGAAAGCCATAACCTAAACGAGTTAGAATTTTTAAAACCACTCTACCAATAAAAGGAATTTCATGGGTTATCAATTGTTTGAGTTTGAAAGTTTAGAAGATTGCAATAAGGCTTTAACAGAGCGTTTTAAAGAATTTTTTAACGCTGCCTTAAAAAAGCGCCATCAAGTTTCTATCGCTTTTTCTGGGGGCCGTTCGCCCATTAGCTTGTTGCAAAAATTGAGCGTTTTAGATCTCGCATGGCATGAATGTGCAGTCAGTTTAGTAGATGAACGCATTATAGATACAAGCCATAAGGATAGCAACACCAAATTATTGCACGATTATTTGTTGCAAAATAACGCCCTAAAAGCTTCTTTCATTCCGCTTTTACCCAAAGAGGTTTCTTGCAATCAAAACGCGCTTTTAAAATTTGCTAACCAGCATTTCAAACAGCCCCATTTAGCCATTCTGGGCATGGGGACTGATGGGCATACGGCTAGCCTTTTTCCTGAAACGAGCGCTTTTTTAAACGAAGAAAAGGAAAATATCGTTTTCACTAAACCCGTTAACGCTCCGTATGAACGCTTAAGCATGTCTATTCACGCCTTAGAAAATTGCGAAAAACTTTTTTTAAGCGTTAGCGGAGAGCAAAAAAGGGAGGTTTTAGAAAAAGCTTTGAAAGAAAACGCCCCCTATTCTCTGCCGATTGCTCGGATTTTACACTCTAAAAAAGTTACCACGGAGGTTTTTTATGCCAAAAACTGAAACTTACCCAAGACTCTTAGCCGATATTGGCGGCACAAACGCGCGCTTTGGTTTGGAAGTCGCCCCACGACAAATTGAATGCATTGAAGTTTTACCATGTAAAGATTTTGAAAGCTTGAGCGATGCGGTGCGGTTTTATCTTTCTAAATGCAAAGAAAGCCTTAAATTACGCCCTATTTACGGCTCTTTTGCTGTGGCTACGCCCATCATGGGGGATTTTGTCCAAATGACGAACAACCATTGGACTTTTTCTATTGAAACGACACGGCAATGTTTGGGATTAGAGAGGTTGCTTGTCATCAATGATTTTGTCGCGCAAGCCTATGCCATTAGCGCGATGCAAGAAAACGATCTGGCTCAAGTAGGCGGGATCAAGTGCGAAATTAACGCCCCTAAAGCGATTTTAGGGCCAGGAACCGGGCTTGGGGTAAGCACTCTTATCCAAAACAGCGATGGCTCTTTGAAAGTCTTGCCCGGCGAAGGGGGGCATGTGAGTTTTGCCCCTTTTGATGATTTAGAAATTTTAGTGTGGCAATACGCCCGCTCTAAATTCAACCATGTGAGCGCGGAAAGGTTTTTGAGTGGGAGTGGCTTGGTGCTGATTTATGAAGCTTTATCCAAACGAAAAGGCTTAGAAAAAGTGGCGAAATTGAGCAAGGCTGAATTGACCCCACAAATCATTAGCGAACGCGCTTTGAATGGGGATTACCCTATATGCCGATTGACTTTGGACACTTTTTGTTCCATGCTTGGCACGCTCGCTGCTGATGTGGCTCTCACTTTGGGCGCTAGAGGTGGGGTGTATTTGTGTGGGGGGATTATCCCACGATTCATTGATTATTTTAAAACCTCACCCTTTAGAGTGCGTTTTGAAACAAAAGGGCGCATGGGAGCGTTTCTCGCTTCCATCCCTGTGCATGTCGTGTTGAAAAAAACTCCCGGGCTTGATGGGGCAGGCATTGCGTTAGAGAATTATTTACTGCATGATAAAATATAGTGCCGTTCAAATGAAAAAGACTGGGCATAGGGGGTGCTTCTTTTAATCCCACCAAACAACGATACCATATAACCAATAATCATAAAAATAGTTAAATCTATAGAAACATAAGCAAACCATAAAAACGATACAATAGCTGTATTTTAATGAAACAAGGAGTTTTTATGAGAGTTCCATCTAAAGGTTTTGCTATTTTTTCTAAAGATGGGCATTTCAAGCCCCATGATTTTAGCCGCCATGCCGTAGGCCCTAAAGATGTGTTGATTGACATTCTTTATGCAGGGATTTGTCATAGCGACATTCATAGCGCTTATAGCGAATGGAAAGAAGGCATCTACCCTATGATCCCTGGGCATGAGATTGCTGGGGTCATCAAAGAAATAGGTAAGGAAGTTAAAAAATTTAAAGTGGGTGATGTGGTGGGGGTTGGCTGTTTTGTCAATTCATGCAAAACCTGTAAGCCATGCAAAGAACACCAAGAGCAATTTTGCGCTAACCATAAAACGGTATTCACTTATGATTGTTTGGATTATTTCCATGACAATGAACCCCACATGGGCGGGTACTCTAATAACATTGTGGTGGATGAAAATTATGTGATTAGCGTGGATAAAAACGCTCCTTTAGAAAAAGTAGCCCCCTTGCTTTGTGCAGGCATCACCACTTATTCGCCCTTAAAATTTTCTAAGGTTACTAAAGGCACAAAAGTCGGCGTCGCTGGGTTTGGCGGACTAGGAAGCATGGCGGTTAAATACGCTGCGGCTATGGGGGCTGAAGTGAGCGTTTTTGCAAGAAACGAACACAAAAAACAAGACGCTTTAAACATGGGGGCTAAACATTTCTACACGGACCCTAAAAATTGTAAGGAAGAATTGGATTTTATCATTTCAACCATTCCTACCCACTACGATTTAAAAGACTATCTCAAGCTCTTAACTTATAATGGCGATCTAGCCCTTGTGGGACTCCCCCCTATAGAAGTCGCTCCAGTGCTTAGCGTTTTTGATTTTATCAGTTTGGGTAACCGCAAGGTTTATGGCTCATTGATTGGGGGCATTAAAGAAACCCAAGAGATGATGGATTTCTCCATTAAACACAATATTTACCCTGAAATAGATTTGATTTTAGGCAAGGATATTGATACGGCTTATCATAACCTAACCCATGGGAAAGCGAAATTCCGCTATGTGATTGATATGAAAAAATCGTTTGATTAAAGGCTTTTATTTTAGCTCTTTTTTAAGAGCTTGAGCTTGATTAGGGTATTTTTTGCTAGTGCATGGAGTTTTAGAATTTTGAG
This region includes:
- the galE gene encoding UDP-glucose 4-epimerase GalE encodes the protein MALLFTGACGYIGSHTARAFLENTTENIVIVDDLSTGFLAHVKTLEHYYPNRVMFIQANLNETQKLDAFLDKQQLKDPINAILHFGAKISVEESTRLPLEYYTNNTLNTLELVKLCLKHHIKRFIFSSTAVVYGESDSSLNEESPLNPINPYGASKMMSERILLDASKVADFNCVILRYFNVAGACMHNDYTTPYTLGQRTLNATHLIKIACECAVGKRKKMGIFGTDYPTRDGTCIRDYIHVDDLANAHLASYQTLLEQNKSEIYNVGYNQGHSVKEVINKVKEISNNDFLVEILDKRQGDPASLIANNAKILQNTPFKPLYNNLDTIIKSALSWEEHLLKFQ
- a CDS encoding SDR family oxidoreductase: MAHILVSGATSGFGLEIAKAFLQKNHVVFGTGRRQKNLQELQLAYPKRFIPLCFDLKNKLETKQAVETIFSMTDRIDALINNAGLALGLNKAYECEWGDWEIMIDTNIRGLLYLTRLILPSMIEHNRGTIINLGSIAGTYAYPGGNVYGASKAFVKQFSLNLRADLAGTNIRVSNVEPGLCGETEFSMVRFKGDKIKAQSVYENTTYLKPQDIANIVLWIYEQPLHVNINRIEIMPTSQTFAPLFTHKNS
- the hcpC gene encoding Sel1-like repeat protein HcpC; this encodes MLGNVKKAFFGVLCLGALCLGGLMAEQDPKELVGLGAKSYKEQDFSQAKKYFEKACDLKESSGCFNLGVLYYQGQGVEKNLKKAASFYTKACDLNYSNGCHLLGNLYYSGQGVSQNTNKALQYYSKACDLKYAEGCASLGGIYHDGKVVTRDFTKSVEYFTKACDLNDGDGCTILGSLYDAGRGAPKDLKKALASYNKACDLKDSPGCFNAGNMYHHGDGVAKNFKEALARYSKACELENGGGCFNLGAMQYNGEGAARNEKQAIENFKKGCKLGAKGACDILKQLKIKV
- a CDS encoding bifunctional 4-hydroxy-2-oxoglutarate aldolase/2-dehydro-3-deoxy-phosphogluconate aldolase, with the protein product MQDKVLEVLQISPIVPVVVVEDLKDAVPLAQSLVEGGIPIIEVTLRSNCALEAIELIAKNVPKMRVGAGTILNSNQLEQAQNRGAEFLISPGLTPSLLEYAKKKDMPLIPGVSSSSEVMQALELGYNALKFFPAEYCGGAKLLNAFNGPFKGVKFCPTGGISVDNMHVYLKLENVLCVGGSWLTPKNLVQNKEWDKIVEICKRVLA
- the edd gene encoding phosphogluconate dehydratase, translated to MPKHSLEQIKEKITERSKKTRELYLENIFNPKNQPKIESLGCANIAHVTASMPEHLKMPLGSHKRKHFAIITAYNDMLSAHQPFKNYPDWIKKELQEHNAYASVASGVPAMCDGITQGYEGMELSLFSRDVIALSTAVGLSHNVFDGAFFLGVCDKIVPGLLIGALSFGNLASVFVPSGPMVSGIENFKKAKARQDFAMGKINREELLKVEMQSYHDVGTCTFYGTANSNQMMMEFMGLHVANSSFINPNNPLRKVLVEESAKRLASGKVLPLAKLIDEKSILNALIGLMATGGSTNHTLHLIAIARSCGVILNWDDFDAISNLIPLLAKVYPNGSADVNAFEACGGLAFVIKELLKEGLLFEDTHTIMDTETQKGMQNYTKTPFLENNQLVYKDAVNHSLNTDILRPVSEPFAANGGLKILKGNLGRAVIKISAIKDEHRKVKARAIVFKTQSEFLERFKNKELERDFVAVLPFQGPKSNGMPELHKLTTNLGALQDMGYKVALVTDGRMSGASGKVPSAIHLSPEGALNGAIIKIKDGDLIELDAPNNALNVLEKDFENREINPLFLEILKDLEKPSFGLGRELFTSLRLNANTAEEGAMSFGIKI
- a CDS encoding glucose-6-phosphate dehydrogenase; the encoded protein is MLDFDLVLFGATGDLAMRKLFISLYEIYIHYGFKEGSKIIASGRKELSNEEFLTLLCEKTQLHSREKGKEFLAHISYLCVRLDNPKDFEELSKIATKNKPLIFYFSISPSFFATTAQNLAKNALNHANTRLILEKPLGHDLKTCKEIFQSISAFFKEEQIFRIDHYLGKKGVQNILELRLNNPILNTLWEQISTVEICVYETLGVEERGEFYDKIGALRDMVQNHLLQVLSLIATDLPNDLKDLRQEKIKVLKTLQPPKDFKKQVIRAQYQGYRNENKVHKESQTETFVAIKAFLDAPKFKGVPFYIKHAKKMPHNQASVKIHFNSVNTLEFFLSQDKITLTLKDNQTPLILESHNQQEFLQPYAKLLYDAIENNHNNFAHQLELEASWVFIDTLIEGFINNATPLHFYESHNLNELEFLKPLYQ
- the pgl gene encoding 6-phosphogluconolactonase, producing the protein MGYQLFEFESLEDCNKALTERFKEFFNAALKKRHQVSIAFSGGRSPISLLQKLSVLDLAWHECAVSLVDERIIDTSHKDSNTKLLHDYLLQNNALKASFIPLLPKEVSCNQNALLKFANQHFKQPHLAILGMGTDGHTASLFPETSAFLNEEKENIVFTKPVNAPYERLSMSIHALENCEKLFLSVSGEQKREVLEKALKENAPYSLPIARILHSKKVTTEVFYAKN
- a CDS encoding glucokinase, producing MPKTETYPRLLADIGGTNARFGLEVAPRQIECIEVLPCKDFESLSDAVRFYLSKCKESLKLRPIYGSFAVATPIMGDFVQMTNNHWTFSIETTRQCLGLERLLVINDFVAQAYAISAMQENDLAQVGGIKCEINAPKAILGPGTGLGVSTLIQNSDGSLKVLPGEGGHVSFAPFDDLEILVWQYARSKFNHVSAERFLSGSGLVLIYEALSKRKGLEKVAKLSKAELTPQIISERALNGDYPICRLTLDTFCSMLGTLAADVALTLGARGGVYLCGGIIPRFIDYFKTSPFRVRFETKGRMGAFLASIPVHVVLKKTPGLDGAGIALENYLLHDKI
- a CDS encoding NAD(P)-dependent alcohol dehydrogenase produces the protein MRVPSKGFAIFSKDGHFKPHDFSRHAVGPKDVLIDILYAGICHSDIHSAYSEWKEGIYPMIPGHEIAGVIKEIGKEVKKFKVGDVVGVGCFVNSCKTCKPCKEHQEQFCANHKTVFTYDCLDYFHDNEPHMGGYSNNIVVDENYVISVDKNAPLEKVAPLLCAGITTYSPLKFSKVTKGTKVGVAGFGGLGSMAVKYAAAMGAEVSVFARNEHKKQDALNMGAKHFYTDPKNCKEELDFIISTIPTHYDLKDYLKLLTYNGDLALVGLPPIEVAPVLSVFDFISLGNRKVYGSLIGGIKETQEMMDFSIKHNIYPEIDLILGKDIDTAYHNLTHGKAKFRYVIDMKKSFD